Proteins from a single region of Amycolatopsis sp. CA-230715:
- a CDS encoding helix-turn-helix transcriptional regulator, translated as MRADRLISLLLLLQQRGSMSASALARELEVSRRTVQRDIEALASAGMPVYAERGREGGYALLGRFTTDLTGLTEQEALALIAAGSPGNGHLLGMAPALASAMRKVTAAIPPAHRERATSAAERILVQPEEGWHPCAAKNSRPEEEHLDVVREAVLASRKLRIRYTARDASPRWRTVDPIGLVRVRGQWYLLAYRDDAERTYRLSRISAAQQLSEPVEHREGVDLETVWRNQRERFHATKPRVVATVRVRARRRRQLVDATLRAGPDQPDSGGWLLLEVEFADLVHAESVLWGLAPDAEALAPAELRRALADRANATAGRYG; from the coding sequence GTGCGCGCCGACCGGTTGATCTCGCTGCTGCTCCTGCTGCAACAACGCGGCAGCATGTCCGCCTCCGCGCTCGCCCGCGAGCTGGAAGTCAGCCGTCGCACCGTGCAGCGCGACATCGAAGCGCTCGCCTCCGCCGGTATGCCCGTCTACGCCGAACGCGGGCGGGAGGGCGGTTACGCGCTGCTCGGCCGGTTCACCACCGATCTGACCGGGCTCACCGAGCAGGAAGCGCTCGCGCTGATCGCGGCGGGCTCGCCGGGGAACGGGCACCTGCTGGGCATGGCCCCGGCGCTCGCTTCGGCGATGCGCAAGGTCACCGCGGCGATCCCGCCCGCGCACCGCGAACGCGCGACCAGCGCCGCCGAACGCATCCTCGTCCAGCCGGAAGAAGGCTGGCACCCCTGCGCGGCAAAGAATTCCCGCCCCGAAGAGGAACACCTCGACGTGGTGCGGGAGGCCGTGCTCGCCAGCCGGAAGCTGCGAATCCGGTACACCGCAAGGGATGCGTCGCCGCGGTGGCGCACGGTCGATCCGATCGGGCTAGTCCGCGTGCGCGGCCAGTGGTACCTGCTCGCCTACCGCGACGACGCCGAACGCACCTACCGCCTGTCCCGGATCAGTGCGGCACAACAACTCAGCGAGCCCGTCGAGCACCGCGAAGGCGTCGACCTCGAAACCGTCTGGCGGAACCAGCGGGAACGCTTCCACGCCACCAAACCCCGCGTGGTCGCGACGGTCAGGGTGCGCGCGAGGCGGCGACGGCAACTCGTCGACGCCACGCTGCGCGCCGGGCCCGACCAGCCGGACAGCGGGGGCTGGCTGCTGCTGGAAGTCGAGTTCGCCGATCTCGTGCACGCCGAGTCGGTGCTGTGGGGGCTCGCCCCCGACGCCGAGGCTCTCGCCCCCGCGGAGCTTCGCCGCGCGCTGGCCGATCGCGCGAACGCCACGGCCGGGCGCTACGGCTGA
- a CDS encoding DUF6461 domain-containing protein — MPKPDFPPNTLSDEGNPLWIDELANADPNHAVHVVRDLEPAEALKRLGANPESFRSVELPDSKPSDHHSLPSTALGIEPGTGAALLAGRIGDWTFVYDDSGYTNDDTLLALSDGGRSAATSYFSINADASLTYAVDGEQLAWVNIDDLDLETDLPEMPAELRAAFEAAGTVDLDYLEPGEADYSIAMRAVCTLSGLTCTIDDIRRIPLLGVAFG, encoded by the coding sequence ATGCCGAAGCCCGACTTCCCCCCGAACACGTTGAGCGACGAGGGAAATCCCCTCTGGATCGACGAACTGGCCAACGCCGACCCGAACCACGCCGTGCACGTCGTGCGCGACCTCGAACCGGCGGAGGCACTGAAGAGGCTGGGCGCCAATCCGGAGTCGTTCCGATCCGTCGAGTTGCCGGACAGCAAGCCCAGCGACCACCATTCCCTGCCCAGTACGGCATTGGGGATCGAGCCGGGAACCGGCGCCGCACTGCTGGCGGGCCGCATCGGTGACTGGACGTTCGTCTACGACGACTCCGGGTACACCAATGATGACACCCTGCTCGCGCTGTCGGACGGCGGCCGATCCGCGGCCACGAGCTACTTCTCCATCAACGCCGATGCCAGCCTCACCTACGCCGTCGACGGGGAACAGCTCGCTTGGGTCAACATCGACGATCTCGATCTAGAAACCGATCTCCCCGAGATGCCCGCCGAACTGCGCGCCGCCTTCGAAGCGGCGGGCACCGTCGACCTCGACTACCTAGAACCCGGTGAGGCCGACTACTCGATCGCGATGCGCGCCGTGTGCACCCTGTCCGGGCTCACCTGCACGATCGACGACATCCGCCGGATCCCGTTGCTGGGCGTGGCATTCGGCTGA
- a CDS encoding TIGR03086 family metal-binding protein: MTNTSDPRPLYDRALTWVRSLAAELPTDLTGPTPCPEFDVRSLLGHLVATVDRARVIGEGGDVFSCPFVVTGVDDWAGALATAVEKMQAVWQDDAVLDREVTVPWGKVPGRAALWGYLNEALVHGWDLAVAIGADEETDPELAEAALTVAEQFIPAERRGGEIPFAPVVVPRQGAGPTERLANWSGHRRP; encoded by the coding sequence ATGACGAACACTTCGGATCCCCGCCCGCTGTACGACCGCGCACTGACCTGGGTGCGCAGCCTCGCCGCCGAGCTGCCGACCGATCTCACCGGACCGACGCCGTGCCCCGAGTTCGACGTGCGGAGCCTGCTCGGGCACCTGGTGGCCACCGTGGACAGGGCACGGGTGATCGGGGAGGGCGGCGACGTGTTCAGCTGCCCCTTCGTCGTCACCGGTGTCGACGACTGGGCAGGCGCACTGGCGACAGCCGTGGAGAAGATGCAGGCGGTGTGGCAGGACGACGCGGTGCTCGACCGCGAAGTGACGGTCCCGTGGGGCAAGGTGCCGGGACGGGCGGCGCTGTGGGGCTACCTCAACGAAGCGCTCGTGCACGGCTGGGACCTCGCCGTGGCCATCGGGGCGGACGAGGAGACCGACCCGGAGCTGGCGGAGGCCGCGCTGACCGTCGCCGAGCAGTTCATCCCGGCCGAGCGGCGCGGCGGGGAAATCCCCTTCGCGCCCGTCGTCGTGCCGAGGCAGGGCGCCGGTCCGACCGAACGGCTCGCGAACTGGTCCGGCCACCGCAGGCCGTGA